In Geminocystis sp. NIES-3709, a single genomic region encodes these proteins:
- a CDS encoding ABC transporter ATP-binding protein — MKQISIRQLSLGYQNIKIINNLNLDIPQGKITILIGANGCGKSTLLKGIGRILKPRQGAVYLDGKAIHQLPSDKVAQSLGILPQNPTAPEGLTVKDLVIQGRYPHQKWWQQWTLEDETQVNQALTLTGIQEFAHRELDTLSGGQRQRAWIAMTLAQNTEILLLDEPTTFLDLAHQIEVLDLLKELNHKLERTIVIVLHELNQAARYADYLVAIKQGYIYAKGKPEEVMTSEIIKEVFGLHSHIIFDPITNTPLCIPIGGYQPMVKR, encoded by the coding sequence ATGAAACAAATATCCATTCGACAACTTAGCCTCGGTTATCAAAATATAAAAATTATTAATAATCTTAATTTAGATATTCCCCAAGGAAAAATAACTATTCTCATCGGTGCGAATGGTTGCGGAAAATCAACCCTTCTTAAAGGTATTGGGCGTATTCTCAAACCTCGTCAAGGGGCAGTTTACCTCGATGGAAAAGCTATTCATCAGTTACCCAGTGATAAAGTTGCTCAAAGTTTAGGTATTCTTCCCCAAAATCCTACCGCACCCGAAGGTTTAACCGTCAAAGATTTAGTTATTCAAGGGCGTTATCCCCATCAAAAATGGTGGCAACAATGGACTTTAGAAGATGAAACTCAAGTTAATCAAGCCCTTACTCTGACAGGGATTCAAGAGTTTGCTCATCGAGAATTAGACACCCTTTCAGGAGGGCAAAGACAACGAGCATGGATAGCAATGACTCTGGCACAAAATACAGAAATCTTACTGTTAGATGAACCTACCACATTTTTGGATTTAGCTCATCAGATTGAAGTGTTAGATCTATTAAAAGAATTAAACCATAAACTCGAACGCACGATCGTTATTGTTTTACACGAATTAAACCAAGCCGCCCGTTATGCAGATTATTTAGTCGCCATAAAACAAGGTTACATATATGCAAAGGGAAAGCCGGAGGAAGTGATGACATCGGAAATTATCAAGGAGGTGTTTGGTTTACACTCTCATATCATCTTTGATCCTATTACCAATACTCCTCTTTGTATCCCTATTGGTGGTTATCAACCTATGGTTAAAAGGTAA
- a CDS encoding type II toxin-antitoxin system HicB family antitoxin, which yields MSCLSPCISQGNTKEEAITNTQKAIELLY from the coding sequence ATGTCCTGTTTATCTCCTTGTATTAGTCAAGGAAATACTAAAGAAGAAGCGATTACCAATACTCAAAAAGCTATTGAATTATTATATTGA
- a CDS encoding antibiotic biosynthesis monooxygenase family protein, whose translation MAITRIFRVQIHTQFRIEFEDKFSDLSLRTVEEASGFISASIHKPTKWSPNEYMMISYWKNEAALIAFAGEKWNVSVIPYGMEKFVKKCSVYHYESWD comes from the coding sequence ATGGCGATAACAAGAATATTTCGAGTTCAAATCCATACACAATTTCGCATAGAGTTTGAGGATAAATTTTCAGATCTCTCTTTACGAACAGTAGAAGAAGCTAGTGGTTTTATTTCCGCCTCTATTCATAAACCAACTAAATGGTCACCAAATGAATACATGATGATTTCTTATTGGAAAAATGAAGCCGCTTTGATCGCTTTTGCTGGTGAAAAATGGAATGTTTCAGTAATTCCTTACGGTATGGAAAAATTTGTTAAGAAATGTTCGGTTTATCACTATGAGTCATGGGATTAA
- a CDS encoding GNAT family N-acetyltransferase: MINFIKIREETSNDINLITEITKSAFKNHPYSNHTEHLIVKELRKHNCLSISLVAEKEELLIGHIAFSPVEISDGTKNWYGLAPVSVKPEFQNQGVGKKLIREGLKILEQKNADGCVVLGEPEYYQKFGFKNNSNIQLMEVSQEFFLSLNFGTSTPKGQVKYHPAFSVTSEDDRFYV, from the coding sequence ATGATTAACTTTATCAAAATAAGAGAAGAAACATCCAATGATATTAATTTGATAACAGAGATTACAAAATCAGCTTTTAAAAATCATCCCTATAGTAATCACACTGAACATTTAATAGTTAAAGAATTAAGGAAGCATAATTGTCTCTCAATTTCATTAGTTGCCGAAAAAGAGGAGTTATTAATTGGACATATCGCATTTTCTCCTGTAGAAATTAGTGATGGAACAAAAAATTGGTATGGTTTAGCACCAGTATCCGTTAAACCAGAATTTCAGAATCAGGGAGTCGGGAAAAAACTCATTAGGGAAGGATTAAAAATTCTCGAACAAAAAAATGCCGATGGTTGCGTAGTTTTAGGTGAACCAGAATATTATCAAAAATTTGGATTTAAAAACAATTCAAACATACAATTAATGGAAGTGTCACAAGAGTTTTTTCTTTCATTAAATTTTGGAACATCAACCCCAAAAGGACAAGTAAAATATCATCCTGCTTTTTCTGTAACTTCGGAAGACGATCGATTTTATGTATGA
- a CDS encoding YkvA family protein: protein MKINLQSLYGFYRNAIRNPKYRNWIILGTLVYVLSPFDISPDFFPLAGQIDDFFLLSIMLTEVSQMVVTNLKNKKDKDKYSPNEPSKTVDVDAVSMD, encoded by the coding sequence ATGAAAATTAATCTTCAATCTCTTTACGGTTTTTATCGCAATGCAATTCGTAATCCAAAATATCGAAATTGGATTATTTTAGGCACACTGGTTTATGTTTTAAGTCCCTTTGATATTTCTCCGGATTTTTTTCCATTAGCAGGACAAATTGATGATTTTTTCTTATTATCAATAATGTTAACAGAAGTATCTCAAATGGTAGTAACTAATCTCAAAAATAAAAAAGATAAAGATAAATACTCCCCGAATGAGCCGTCAAAAACAGTCGATGTTGATGCTGTTTCTATGGATTAA
- a CDS encoding alpha/beta fold hydrolase, with amino-acid sequence MFKNPDVLWLNTNPYLLRFNLPIIKYLSRHVNICQWEYSQTEDEGTSLDIAIELLDDYISLLKKPVNLIGHSTCGLLGLLYAQKYPEKVKSLTILGVGINPSLDWLSYYYLLRTNLYFSKERILSRLANILFGYHNYYYQKAFIGLLEKALLYSLSPHSLYKRFNLSIEKISSPLMICGSENDQIVSWEEITKWKNYLKPQDILWQCPEGEHFFHYFQPSLVSENIINFLMSQVNTQPQLKEKELIINN; translated from the coding sequence ATGTTCAAAAATCCTGATGTCCTGTGGTTAAATACGAATCCTTACTTGTTACGCTTTAATCTACCTATTATCAAATATTTATCCCGCCATGTAAATATCTGTCAATGGGAATACTCACAAACAGAAGATGAAGGTACATCCCTTGATATAGCGATCGAATTACTAGATGATTATATAAGTTTACTCAAAAAACCAGTAAATTTAATCGGTCATAGTACTTGTGGATTACTGGGATTATTATATGCTCAAAAATATCCAGAAAAAGTTAAATCCTTAACAATTTTAGGTGTGGGAATAAATCCATCTTTAGATTGGCTTAGTTATTATTATTTATTACGCACTAATCTTTATTTTAGTAAGGAAAGAATACTATCCAGATTAGCAAATATTCTCTTTGGTTATCATAATTACTACTATCAAAAAGCATTTATAGGACTCTTAGAAAAAGCTCTATTATATTCTCTTTCTCCTCATAGTTTATATAAAAGATTTAATTTATCGATCGAAAAAATTTCTTCACCTTTAATGATTTGTGGTAGTGAAAATGATCAAATAGTTTCATGGGAAGAAATAACCAAATGGAAAAATTATTTAAAACCTCAAGATATTTTATGGCAGTGTCCTGAAGGAGAACATTTTTTTCACTATTTTCAACCTTCTCTAGTAAGTGAAAATATAATCAACTTTTTGATGTCACAGGTTAACACTCAACCCCAATTAAAAGAAAAAGAGCTAATTATTAACAATTAA
- the moaC gene encoding cyclic pyranopterin monophosphate synthase MoaC: MSNKLSHINSDGEANMVDVSSKSVTVREAIASGKIIMSKETFLKIQEGNCPKGDIVNTAKIAGIMAAKQTSMLIPLCHPLLLHKIVVNIIPDESLPGYYIEAIVKTKAETGVEMEALTAVSVTALTLYDMAKAIEKSLTITDIKLVSKTGGKSIINNG, translated from the coding sequence ATGAGTAATAAATTATCCCATATAAACAGTGACGGGGAAGCTAATATGGTGGATGTTTCTTCTAAATCTGTCACAGTAAGAGAAGCGATCGCATCAGGTAAAATTATCATGTCAAAAGAAACTTTCCTCAAAATTCAAGAAGGAAATTGTCCGAAAGGGGATATAGTAAACACCGCAAAAATAGCTGGAATTATGGCGGCAAAACAGACTTCAATGTTAATTCCTTTATGTCACCCTTTACTGTTGCATAAAATAGTCGTGAATATTATCCCTGATGAAAGTTTACCGGGTTATTATATTGAAGCGATCGTCAAAACTAAAGCGGAAACTGGGGTGGAAATGGAGGCATTAACAGCGGTTTCTGTAACAGCATTAACTTTATACGATATGGCAAAAGCGATCGAAAAGTCATTAACTATTACAGACATCAAATTGGTAAGCAAAACAGGAGGAAAATCTATTATTAATAATGGTTAA
- a CDS encoding DUF561 domain-containing protein, translating to MINNSKLAQAFSTKTALKVIAGLNNFDVANVSAICQSAEMGGATFVDIAADVNLIKTIKQLINLPVCVSAVEAQLLVSAVEAGADLVEIGNFDSFYSQGITFSADDVLILTRETRALLPNVTLSVTVPHILALDEQVELAQALVSAGADIIQTEGGASSNPNHSGVLGLIEKASPTLAAAYVISRGVEVPVMCASGLSDVTAPMAIASGASGIGVGSAINKLNDRVAMIAVVRSLVEALNSSSLKVTV from the coding sequence ATGATTAATAACTCTAAATTAGCTCAAGCCTTCAGTACAAAAACAGCTCTCAAAGTCATTGCCGGTTTAAATAATTTTGACGTAGCTAACGTTAGTGCCATCTGTCAATCTGCAGAAATGGGGGGAGCTACTTTTGTGGATATTGCCGCTGATGTCAATTTAATTAAAACAATAAAACAATTAATTAATCTCCCCGTGTGTGTGTCGGCAGTAGAGGCTCAATTATTGGTTTCTGCGGTAGAAGCTGGAGCAGATTTAGTGGAAATTGGAAATTTTGATAGTTTCTATAGTCAGGGTATCACTTTTTCTGCGGATGATGTTTTGATTTTAACCCGTGAGACTCGTGCATTATTGCCAAATGTGACTCTTTCTGTAACTGTACCTCATATTTTAGCTTTAGATGAACAAGTAGAATTAGCTCAAGCTCTTGTGAGTGCGGGTGCTGATATTATTCAAACTGAAGGCGGTGCAAGTTCTAATCCCAATCATAGCGGTGTTTTAGGTCTAATTGAAAAAGCCTCTCCTACCCTAGCGGCGGCTTATGTTATTTCTCGTGGAGTGGAAGTTCCTGTTATGTGTGCTTCTGGATTATCTGACGTTACTGCACCCATGGCGATCGCATCTGGTGCTAGTGGTATTGGTGTAGGCTCTGCCATCAACAAATTAAACGATCGAGTTGCGATGATTGCAGTTGTACGCAGTTTAGTAGAAGCCTTAAATTCTTCTTCTCTAAAAGTTACCGTTTAA
- a CDS encoding HAD hydrolase-like protein produces MTQKVLIFDFDGTLADSRKTLVHIANKLAGEFGFDRVTEDEIIRLSNLSSREIVQQSPIPTYKIPFLLRRVKKELNQEIKKLQPFIGIKETLNSLKSQGFLLGIVTSNIENNVLDFLKSNQLENHFDFIYSGSSLFGKDKIIKKVIQKHQLLTDHIVYIGDETRDIEAAKKSKIKVVAVTWGFNSAHILAQHNPDFLIHQPQELTEIFNTKNIKISVE; encoded by the coding sequence ATGACACAAAAAGTGCTGATATTTGATTTTGATGGTACCTTAGCCGATAGCCGTAAAACTTTAGTGCATATTGCCAATAAGTTAGCCGGTGAATTTGGTTTCGATCGAGTCACAGAAGATGAAATTATAAGATTAAGTAATTTAAGTTCCAGAGAGATTGTTCAACAATCCCCCATTCCTACCTATAAAATCCCTTTTTTATTAAGGAGAGTCAAAAAAGAACTTAACCAAGAAATAAAAAAACTGCAACCATTTATAGGGATAAAAGAAACATTAAATAGCTTAAAAAGTCAGGGATTTTTATTAGGAATTGTTACATCAAACATAGAAAATAATGTATTAGATTTTCTCAAAAGCAATCAATTAGAAAATCATTTTGATTTTATCTACTCAGGTTCTTCCTTATTTGGAAAAGATAAAATTATTAAAAAAGTTATCCAAAAACATCAATTATTAACTGATCATATCGTTTATATAGGAGACGAAACAAGAGATATTGAAGCAGCAAAAAAAAGTAAAATCAAAGTAGTAGCTGTTACTTGGGGTTTTAATTCTGCTCATATTTTGGCACAACATAATCCAGATTTTTTAATCCATCAACCTCAAGAATTAACAGAAATATTTAATACAAAAAATATAAAAATTTCTGTTGAATAA
- the queG gene encoding tRNA epoxyqueuosine(34) reductase QueG: MVTTEEIKEQALTIGFHKVGVTTVNYNIEKQEKNKQRLQEWLDKGYQAQMAWMNNPKRQNIIECWPQAKSIVSLALNYYTPHQHSQKPNTAKISRYGWGRDYHRVMTKKLKTLANWLKKQSNNVEVRYYVDTGPVQDKFWAQEAGIGWVAKNGNVITTDYGSWIFLGEILTNIELRPDRPHTNHCGTCTRCLSACPTQAITEPFVVNANLCIAYHTIENRQANLPPEITSKLNGWVAGCDICQDVCPWNQRFAKVTDVADFFPYPANLNPTLTEIAQMTPLEWDQRFQGSALRRIKPEMWRRNAQVQIDN; this comes from the coding sequence ATTGTTACTACAGAAGAAATTAAAGAACAAGCCTTGACCATCGGATTTCATAAAGTCGGTGTTACTACTGTGAATTATAATATAGAAAAACAGGAAAAAAATAAGCAAAGACTTCAAGAATGGTTAGATAAGGGTTATCAAGCACAAATGGCATGGATGAATAATCCCAAACGACAGAATATTATTGAATGTTGGCCTCAAGCAAAATCGATCGTATCTTTAGCTTTAAATTATTATACTCCTCATCAACATTCCCAAAAACCTAACACGGCTAAAATTTCTCGTTATGGTTGGGGGAGGGATTATCATCGAGTGATGACAAAAAAACTGAAAACCCTAGCTAATTGGTTAAAAAAACAAAGTAATAATGTTGAGGTAAGGTATTATGTAGATACTGGTCCAGTTCAAGATAAATTCTGGGCACAAGAAGCGGGAATTGGTTGGGTTGCAAAAAATGGTAATGTAATTACTACAGACTATGGTAGTTGGATTTTTTTAGGAGAAATTTTAACTAATATTGAACTTAGGCCCGATCGACCTCATACTAATCATTGTGGTACTTGTACTCGATGTTTATCTGCTTGTCCCACTCAGGCTATTACTGAACCTTTTGTGGTTAATGCAAATCTGTGTATTGCTTATCATACGATCGAAAATCGTCAAGCAAATTTACCTCCAGAAATTACTTCCAAATTAAATGGTTGGGTAGCAGGTTGTGATATTTGTCAAGATGTTTGTCCTTGGAATCAGAGATTTGCAAAGGTAACGGATGTAGCTGATTTTTTTCCGTACCCTGCTAATCTTAACCCAACATTAACGGAGATAGCACAGATGACTCCCCTCGAATGGGATCAACGTTTTCAAGGTTCTGCATTACGTCGTATTAAACCAGAAATGTGGCGACGCAATGCTCAAGTTCAAATAGATAACTAA
- the psb30 gene encoding photosystem II reaction center protein Ycf12/Psb30 — protein sequence MDFITNLFSGLDLQVILQLTSVGFILIAGPVIVFILYALRGDL from the coding sequence ATGGATTTCATTACCAATCTTTTTAGCGGTTTAGATTTACAAGTTATTTTACAATTAACCTCTGTTGGTTTCATTTTAATTGCTGGTCCTGTTATCGTTTTCATTCTCTATGCTTTGCGTGGAGATTTATAG
- a CDS encoding YkgJ family cysteine cluster protein yields the protein MSQWLCVNNCGACCNLDPVDRPNLDEYLTSSELEVYMSMVGDDGWCINYDQETRKCQIYDDRPRFCRVKPEVFLEKYGVPFNEFEEFAIDCCHQQIEGVYGEDSKEMISYREQVA from the coding sequence ATGAGTCAGTGGCTTTGTGTTAATAACTGTGGTGCTTGTTGTAATTTAGATCCAGTCGATCGACCAAATTTAGATGAATATTTGACATCCTCGGAACTAGAAGTGTATATGAGTATGGTAGGAGATGATGGTTGGTGTATTAATTATGATCAAGAAACCAGAAAATGTCAAATTTATGACGATCGACCTCGTTTTTGTCGAGTGAAACCAGAGGTATTTTTAGAAAAATATGGTGTCCCTTTCAACGAATTTGAAGAATTTGCTATTGACTGTTGCCATCAACAAATTGAGGGAGTTTACGGCGAAGATAGTAAAGAAATGATTAGTTATCGTGAACAAGTAGCATGA
- the lysS gene encoding lysine--tRNA ligase, translated as MFWADKIAESSQQPELVNDSKTPSGRVHVGSVRGVIIHDVMYRALKRAGKPVKFTYGVDDYDALDTIPHYLDKEKFAPYLGYPLCNVPSPDESSSDYAKYFMREFLAVFEYLGVKAEIYYLRDLYRSGKLNPYIDKFLRHAQDVREVYKDVSKALRPDNWYPFQVICENCGKIATTNVTDYDGEKVFYTCKEDATDWVKGCGHQGWVSPFDGNGKLPWKVEWVAKWDLVGVTMEMAGKDHSQKGGSRDVANGICRKVLHKKPPFHSPYEFILVNGTKMSSSKGVGSSAKDMADLLPPELLRFLMLRTQPKTVINFAPNYETITRLFRDYDNLLNDYAQKSENNENIELDKTLLPLFYAQLDEEIKPYYTFDISTLISLLQVPHLDLKAEIIKRSERPLNEYDWEKINQRIAVAKNWLENYADEEEKLVIYFDRVPEITANLTDEQKQYLSTLKDILTMVEKWEGEELQTALFTATKQLGVSPNIAFPAVYYTFLGKEKGPKAGYLFSYLDKDFVLNRLSEVI; from the coding sequence ATGTTTTGGGCGGATAAAATAGCGGAATCATCGCAACAACCAGAATTAGTAAACGATTCCAAAACCCCTTCAGGTAGAGTTCATGTAGGTTCAGTGCGTGGAGTTATTATTCATGATGTCATGTATCGGGCTTTAAAAAGGGCTGGAAAACCAGTTAAATTTACCTATGGGGTTGATGATTACGATGCGTTGGATACTATCCCCCATTATTTGGATAAAGAAAAATTTGCCCCCTATTTAGGCTATCCTCTTTGTAACGTACCTTCTCCTGATGAAAGTTCTTCCGATTATGCAAAATACTTTATGAGGGAATTTTTAGCAGTTTTTGAGTATTTAGGAGTCAAAGCCGAAATTTACTATTTACGAGACTTGTATCGTAGTGGCAAATTAAACCCTTATATTGATAAGTTTTTACGTCATGCTCAAGATGTCAGAGAAGTTTATAAAGATGTAAGTAAAGCCCTTCGACCCGATAACTGGTATCCTTTTCAAGTAATTTGCGAAAATTGTGGAAAAATTGCCACCACTAACGTTACGGACTATGATGGGGAAAAAGTTTTTTATACCTGCAAAGAAGACGCTACAGATTGGGTTAAAGGATGTGGACATCAGGGATGGGTATCGCCTTTTGATGGTAACGGTAAACTACCTTGGAAAGTAGAATGGGTAGCTAAATGGGATTTAGTGGGTGTTACGATGGAAATGGCTGGAAAAGATCACTCTCAAAAAGGTGGATCTCGTGATGTAGCTAATGGTATATGTCGTAAAGTTTTGCATAAAAAACCGCCCTTTCATTCTCCTTATGAATTTATCTTAGTCAATGGTACAAAAATGAGTTCTTCTAAGGGTGTAGGTTCAAGTGCCAAGGATATGGCGGATTTATTACCACCTGAATTATTGCGTTTTTTAATGTTAAGAACTCAACCAAAAACTGTGATTAATTTTGCGCCTAATTATGAGACGATTACTCGTTTATTTAGGGATTATGATAATTTGTTAAATGATTATGCTCAAAAATCAGAAAATAACGAAAATATTGAGTTAGATAAAACTTTATTACCTTTATTTTATGCCCAATTAGATGAAGAAATTAAACCTTATTATACGTTTGATATAAGCACTCTTATTTCTCTTTTACAAGTGCCTCATTTAGATTTAAAAGCAGAAATTATTAAGAGATCAGAACGTCCATTAAATGAGTATGATTGGGAAAAAATTAATCAACGTATTGCTGTAGCCAAAAACTGGTTAGAAAATTATGCGGATGAAGAAGAAAAATTGGTTATTTATTTCGATCGAGTTCCTGAAATTACGGCTAATTTAACTGATGAACAAAAACAATATTTAAGCACCTTAAAAGATATTTTAACGATGGTGGAAAAATGGGAAGGAGAAGAATTACAAACGGCTTTATTTACAGCAACTAAACAATTAGGAGTTAGCCCAAATATAGCATTTCCTGCAGTTTATTATACATTTTTAGGTAAAGAAAAAGGGCCTAAAGCTGGTTATTTATTCTCTTATTTAGATAAAGATTTTGTTTTAAATCGCTTAAGTGAAGTAATTTAA
- a CDS encoding urease accessory protein UreF translates to MLMSKKLLLLLQLCNSSLPLGAYSYSEGLETLVEDQHLTDDKSLKNWLLNELKYGSIRIESAIVVRAYQCYLIRDLNGLLYWNNWFTASRETAELRQQSWQMGKSLLKLISSFDSEDEFLQEVINSLKLSGNYSIAFGIITAHWNIKIEDVLLGYLHNWISNLVNVGIKLIPLGQTQGQKLLLSLNEEISKQFESILSLKDEELSSCSWGLSLASIKHEQLYTRLFRS, encoded by the coding sequence ATGTTAATGTCAAAAAAATTATTATTACTTTTACAACTGTGTAACTCTAGTTTACCTTTGGGGGCTTATAGTTATTCTGAAGGTTTAGAAACTTTAGTCGAAGATCAACACCTGACTGATGATAAAAGTTTAAAAAATTGGTTATTAAATGAGTTAAAATATGGTTCAATTCGGATAGAGTCTGCTATAGTTGTTAGAGCTTATCAATGTTATTTAATCCGAGATTTGAATGGTTTATTATATTGGAATAACTGGTTTACTGCAAGTCGAGAAACCGCAGAATTGAGGCAACAAAGTTGGCAAATGGGCAAAAGTTTATTAAAATTAATTAGCTCTTTTGACTCAGAAGATGAATTTTTACAAGAGGTTATTAATAGTTTAAAACTTTCTGGTAATTACTCGATCGCATTCGGCATAATTACCGCCCATTGGAATATAAAAATAGAAGATGTTTTATTAGGTTATCTTCATAATTGGATCAGTAATTTAGTTAATGTTGGGATAAAATTAATTCCCTTGGGACAAACTCAAGGGCAAAAGTTGTTATTAAGTCTTAATGAGGAAATAAGTAAACAATTTGAAAGTATTTTATCTTTAAAAGACGAAGAATTATCAAGTTGCAGTTGGGGTTTATCTTTAGCTAGTATTAAACACGAACAATTATATACTCGTTTATTTCGTAGTTAA